In the genome of Desulfomonilaceae bacterium, one region contains:
- the aroQ gene encoding type II 3-dehydroquinate dehydratase, producing MKLYVINGPNLNMLGKREPELYGSKTLSEIENELGLLGDKLGLELKCFQSNFEGEIVSLIQSAGTGASGVILNAAAYTHTSIAIRDSVLCCGVPVVEVHLTNPHGRELFRRRSLLSDVCAGVIAGFGWRSYCLALEWFANYSND from the coding sequence GTGAAACTGTACGTAATCAATGGCCCCAATCTCAACATGTTGGGCAAAAGGGAGCCTGAACTCTACGGTTCCAAGACCCTGTCCGAGATAGAGAACGAACTAGGTCTGCTTGGCGACAAACTGGGTTTGGAACTCAAGTGTTTTCAGTCGAATTTTGAGGGTGAAATAGTTTCTCTTATTCAATCTGCAGGGACTGGCGCTTCTGGTGTGATACTGAACGCAGCCGCGTATACACATACAAGTATCGCAATCAGAGACTCCGTTCTGTGTTGCGGTGTGCCTGTGGTCGAGGTACATCTTACCAATCCTCACGGAAGAGAGTTATTCAGGCGCCGTTCGTTATTATCGGATGTTTGCGCAGGGGTAATTGCCGGATTTGGCTGGCGATCATACTGCCTGGCGCTGGAATGGTTTGCGAATTACTCTAATGATTAG
- a CDS encoding bifunctional shikimate kinase/3-dehydroquinate synthase produces the protein MKENIYITGFMGAGKSTVARTLAQFLKRRFVDMDEVISCRSGMSVASYFEQFGENKFREAETAALGEIASQNRVVVATGGGTPIRPVNRSMMRDSGIIVYLQAPLQDCRTRLGPADSLERPLWKDWPSVETLFHSRTPAYEDCDLKVDASNKTPDNLALEICEKLESPRTINVNLGDSEHPLILSWRASCEFSDILKMRKKIVVTDKRVSKFHLDRYSPILEDATIVALRPGERSKTLGSASRLYEVMLRDNIGRDGLLIAIGGGVVTDLGAFVASTYKRGIPFILVSTSLVGCVDAAIGGKAAVDLKTVKNPVGCFSSPSRVILDLTALGTLPSRCLTEGLVEAYKTGLVANNELAGFIETDITPLLRGDMLCLARLVRLSASTKVEIVGKDFKESGLRRILNFGHTYGHAVESFSNYRLSHGTAVAVGMMVAISLSERRGMISSAVSESILTTLSRFVAGLVLAPPSEEAWEIMMNDKKNRNGRVNFVLLDGVSSPICVDDVTPDELAKAVREVEALKNG, from the coding sequence ATGAAAGAGAATATTTATATCACAGGTTTTATGGGAGCCGGAAAATCTACGGTTGCTCGAACACTTGCCCAATTTCTCAAACGCCGGTTCGTTGATATGGATGAAGTCATTTCGTGTAGGAGTGGCATGAGCGTAGCCTCTTATTTTGAGCAATTCGGTGAGAACAAGTTCCGTGAAGCAGAGACAGCCGCTCTCGGTGAAATCGCGAGTCAAAACAGGGTCGTGGTGGCTACTGGAGGTGGGACTCCCATCCGGCCCGTGAATCGGTCAATGATGCGCGATTCCGGAATAATAGTTTATCTTCAGGCCCCGTTACAGGATTGTCGGACTCGTCTAGGTCCTGCAGATTCGCTGGAAAGACCACTGTGGAAAGACTGGCCGTCAGTTGAAACTCTGTTTCACAGCCGAACGCCGGCCTATGAAGATTGCGACTTAAAGGTTGATGCTTCCAATAAGACGCCGGATAACTTGGCCCTGGAAATTTGTGAAAAGCTGGAATCGCCTCGGACTATTAATGTCAACTTAGGGGATTCTGAACATCCATTGATTCTTTCATGGCGGGCTTCTTGCGAGTTTTCCGATATCTTGAAAATGAGGAAGAAAATTGTAGTAACTGACAAAAGGGTTTCCAAGTTTCATTTGGACCGATACTCTCCTATCCTCGAAGACGCCACCATAGTGGCTTTGCGACCTGGGGAAAGATCTAAGACTTTGGGTAGCGCCAGCCGGCTTTATGAAGTCATGCTGAGAGACAACATAGGTAGGGACGGACTACTAATCGCCATTGGGGGAGGGGTGGTGACCGATCTGGGCGCGTTTGTGGCTTCAACCTACAAACGAGGAATACCGTTCATTTTGGTTTCAACTTCCCTTGTAGGCTGTGTGGACGCGGCAATAGGTGGCAAGGCCGCTGTTGATCTTAAGACAGTAAAAAATCCGGTTGGTTGTTTTTCCTCGCCGTCACGCGTAATTCTCGATCTGACCGCATTGGGAACTTTACCCTCCAGATGTCTGACCGAGGGGCTGGTTGAAGCCTACAAAACAGGACTTGTGGCTAATAATGAACTCGCTGGATTTATAGAGACAGACATCACTCCTTTGCTACGAGGTGACATGCTTTGTCTGGCAAGGCTCGTCAGGCTCTCGGCTTCGACAAAAGTAGAAATTGTGGGAAAAGATTTCAAGGAAAGTGGGCTTCGGCGCATCCTGAATTTTGGTCACACATACGGTCACGCTGTAGAGAGCTTTAGCAACTACCGCCTGAGTCATGGGACAGCCGTGGCAGTAGGTATGATGGTGGCGATTTCTCTCTCAGAGCGTCGGGGGATGATTAGTAGCGCTGTTTCAGAGTCAATTCTGACAACGTTGAGCCGGTTTGTGGCAGGACTGGTATTGGCGCCTCCTTCTGAAGAAGCATGGGAAATCATGATGAATGACAAAAAGAACCGAAATGGCCGAGTAAATTTTGTACTGCTTGATGGAGTGAGTTCCCCTATTTGTGTGGATGATGTAACTCCGGATGAACTGGCCAAAGCGGTTCGGGAAGTGGAGGCTCTCAAGAATGGGTAG
- the pheA gene encoding prephenate dehydratase, whose amino-acid sequence MSLSETLTISEAQGDSESLGMMSIQGLRQKIDNIDMELLSLINQRAFHAATIAELRSTVNVTNFSPERELTIIKSLCEANTGPLTKSAVANVFSEIISACRSAKRALRVAFLGPDGTFSHLAALRRFGNSALFLPQVSIDDVFYEVEKGTCDVGVTPVENSSEGAVTATMDRFIDSNLTICGEIFTKISHVLMSTETSVANISEVYSHPQALNQCRNWLRENLHSAALVPQSSTAESARLALVTPRTAAIGSEGTAKQLNLSILASDIQDSQNNTTRFLLVGKNKSAPTGSDRTSLIFATAHKPGSLYKALEHFAKRSVNLTRIESRPMKNGSWEYFFFVDVEGHQDSSLINEAIESLRGDVEFFKILGSYPIGDSESTNLE is encoded by the coding sequence ATGAGTTTATCGGAAACACTTACAATTAGCGAAGCCCAAGGGGATTCAGAATCCTTGGGAATGATGTCGATTCAAGGATTGAGACAAAAAATTGACAATATAGACATGGAATTGTTGAGTCTAATTAATCAAAGAGCTTTTCACGCTGCTACAATTGCAGAATTGAGAAGCACAGTTAATGTAACCAATTTTTCCCCCGAACGTGAACTCACAATTATAAAATCCTTGTGTGAAGCGAACACGGGGCCTCTTACCAAATCCGCGGTCGCAAACGTTTTTTCAGAAATAATTTCAGCGTGTAGAAGCGCCAAACGCGCCTTAAGGGTCGCTTTCCTTGGACCTGATGGCACTTTTAGTCACCTCGCGGCCCTTAGAAGATTTGGAAACTCGGCTTTGTTTTTGCCTCAAGTCTCGATTGACGACGTCTTTTATGAAGTTGAAAAAGGCACGTGCGATGTGGGAGTCACTCCGGTTGAAAACTCCTCGGAAGGCGCTGTCACAGCGACGATGGATCGGTTCATAGATTCAAACCTGACTATCTGCGGCGAAATCTTCACTAAAATCAGCCATGTCCTAATGTCCACAGAAACATCTGTAGCAAACATTTCCGAGGTTTATTCACATCCACAGGCGCTGAATCAATGCCGAAACTGGCTTAGGGAGAATCTCCATTCTGCGGCCTTGGTTCCTCAGTCGAGTACCGCCGAATCTGCGCGTCTTGCTCTTGTAACACCCCGAACCGCCGCAATCGGTAGCGAGGGGACGGCTAAACAGCTAAATCTGTCGATTCTGGCGTCGGATATTCAGGACAGCCAGAACAACACCACCCGTTTCTTGTTAGTGGGAAAAAACAAGAGCGCCCCCACCGGTTCAGACAGAACATCACTGATTTTTGCCACGGCGCATAAACCAGGCTCACTTTATAAAGCTCTCGAGCATTTTGCGAAAAGATCTGTGAACTTGACTCGGATTGAATCCCGTCCCATGAAAAATGGAAGCTGGGAATATTTCTTCTTTGTGGATGTCGAAGGTCATCAAGATTCTTCTTTGATCAATGAGGCCATCGAGAGTTTAAGAGGGGATGTAGAATTCTTTAAAATACTTGGTTCCTATCCGATAGGAGATTCTGAATCCACCAATTTGGAATAG
- the aroC gene encoding chorismate synthase, with the protein MGSVFGRFFRISTFGESHGRAVGVTIDGIPSGLDLTEDVIQAELDKRKPGSSKYVSQRSESDEVEILSGTANGKTLGSPIAMLVRNRDQRSKDYDSLKNLFRPGHADYTYFMKYGIDPQPGGGRSSGRETIGRVAAGAVAKMMLGKIGVTVEAYTTRIGKVSARQIDLEFAATHDLRCADPGVSDAMEAEVQKAISDGDSVGGIIELYARGVPPGLGDPVFDKLDALLAASLLSIGGVKGIEFGDGFRSAELRGSEHNDQITSEGFLSNHAGGILGGISTGQPIVMRLAVKPTASISLNQKTIDIHGCDRVICVKGRHDPCLCPRIAPVAEAMTALVLADAWLANATVKGIPK; encoded by the coding sequence ATGGGTAGTGTGTTCGGCCGGTTCTTCAGGATTTCAACTTTTGGTGAATCTCATGGTAGAGCGGTTGGAGTCACCATTGATGGAATTCCCTCAGGTCTGGATTTGACGGAAGATGTCATTCAGGCTGAACTCGACAAGCGCAAGCCGGGATCCAGCAAGTATGTTTCCCAACGAAGTGAATCAGATGAGGTTGAAATTCTTTCCGGGACTGCAAACGGGAAAACCCTGGGGTCACCGATAGCCATGCTGGTCAGAAATAGAGACCAGCGATCAAAGGATTATGATTCATTAAAGAATCTTTTTCGTCCAGGCCACGCGGATTACACGTATTTCATGAAGTACGGAATTGATCCGCAGCCGGGAGGTGGAAGATCCTCGGGAAGGGAAACCATTGGTCGTGTCGCTGCCGGGGCCGTAGCCAAAATGATGCTGGGAAAGATTGGGGTGACTGTCGAGGCCTATACCACCCGAATAGGAAAAGTATCAGCGCGTCAGATAGATCTGGAATTTGCCGCGACGCACGATTTACGTTGCGCTGATCCGGGCGTGTCTGACGCCATGGAAGCTGAAGTTCAAAAAGCAATATCAGATGGTGACTCGGTTGGAGGAATTATTGAGTTGTATGCCAGGGGGGTTCCACCCGGTTTGGGAGACCCTGTTTTTGACAAACTCGACGCTCTTTTGGCGGCTTCACTTTTGTCAATAGGGGGGGTAAAGGGGATAGAATTCGGAGATGGCTTCCGCTCTGCGGAGCTTCGAGGATCCGAACATAATGATCAAATCACCTCCGAGGGGTTCTTGTCCAACCATGCGGGAGGAATACTCGGGGGCATTTCGACCGGTCAACCAATTGTTATGAGACTCGCTGTAAAACCTACCGCATCCATTTCGTTAAACCAGAAAACCATAGATATCCACGGATGTGACCGCGTTATTTGTGTAAAGGGAAGGCATGACCCATGCCTTTGTCCGCGAATCGCTCCAGTGGCGGAGGCTATGACCGCATTAGTCCTTGCTGACGCGTGGCTGGCAAACGCTACCGTAAAAGGAATACCAAAGTGA
- a CDS encoding aminodeoxychorismate/anthranilate synthase component II gives MILIIDNYDSFTFNIVQSLGKLGKKIEVARNDEMEAQQIAELNPEAIIISPGPGRPEDSGITCDVIRVYNGIIPILGVCLGHQAIGCVFGATVTRAIRPVHGKISEIFHDSLGIYTGLSNPFPAARYHSLVVRIETVSSPLRVTAKTSEGEVMGLRSSELKIEGVQFHPESIATEHGMELFSNFLNAYVTKESEL, from the coding sequence ATGATTTTGATAATCGACAATTATGATTCTTTCACCTTTAACATAGTCCAGTCCCTGGGAAAGCTGGGTAAAAAGATTGAAGTGGCTCGTAATGATGAAATGGAAGCGCAACAGATCGCAGAATTGAATCCTGAAGCCATAATAATTTCTCCAGGTCCTGGGAGGCCGGAGGATTCGGGGATTACTTGCGACGTGATCAGGGTTTATAACGGGATCATTCCGATACTCGGCGTATGTCTGGGACATCAGGCGATCGGCTGCGTGTTTGGCGCAACCGTGACTAGGGCGATCCGTCCGGTGCACGGGAAAATCTCGGAAATATTTCATGATTCTCTAGGAATCTACACTGGTCTGTCAAACCCATTCCCCGCTGCGCGATACCATTCTCTTGTTGTTAGAATCGAGACTGTGTCCTCTCCTTTGCGTGTGACAGCCAAGACATCGGAAGGCGAAGTGATGGGGCTGCGAAGCTCAGAACTCAAAATCGAGGGTGTTCAATTCCATCCAGAATCAATAGCTACCGAACACGGAATGGAACTTTTCAGTAATTTCCTGAATGCCTATGTTACCAAGGAAAGCGAACTATGA
- the aroA gene encoding 3-phosphoshikimate 1-carboxyvinyltransferase gives MNLSGVFSPPGDKSISHRIALLSLLAKGKCSVSNFSTARDCMTSVNAVRQLGVKAVFTDGRLELTGANRSLKSSTAIDCQNSGTTMRLLMGILAGVSGQSTLWGDESIMKRPMERVAEPLRMMGSGIECAPSGTPPVKIKGSGLSGIDFEMPVASAQLKSAVLLAGIQAQGSTRIKEPVRSRDHTERMLKMLGADISLDSGVWTVKRSELKLPETFEVPGDPSSAAFFICGAIMLPQSKMLCERVLLNPTRVAFLGKLREMGADIEIEHKDDNPEPWGHIRANYSGKLAPCLVKADQLPMLIDEVPILTLLATQAHGVSVFEEIGELRIKESDRISALISELGKMGARIDLDGDNLLVHGPTTLRHSNTLNSFGDHRIAMTLTIGLALASLNGHEESRIKDLDCVAVSYPDFFDVMKDLSA, from the coding sequence ATGAATTTATCGGGTGTATTCTCGCCTCCTGGCGACAAATCCATATCTCATCGTATAGCTCTTTTGTCGTTGTTGGCTAAGGGTAAGTGCTCCGTCTCGAACTTTTCGACGGCGCGGGACTGTATGACCTCTGTCAACGCGGTCAGACAGCTCGGCGTGAAAGCCGTTTTTACCGATGGAAGGCTCGAGCTGACAGGCGCAAATCGTTCGCTGAAAAGTTCAACAGCAATAGATTGCCAAAATTCAGGGACGACTATGCGACTTCTCATGGGAATTCTTGCCGGAGTCTCCGGGCAATCTACGCTTTGGGGTGATGAATCCATAATGAAACGTCCCATGGAGAGAGTGGCCGAACCGTTGCGAATGATGGGATCTGGTATAGAATGCGCTCCTTCCGGAACCCCTCCTGTAAAGATAAAGGGATCAGGCTTATCTGGAATCGATTTCGAAATGCCCGTGGCGAGCGCACAGTTGAAAAGCGCGGTTCTTCTTGCCGGAATTCAAGCTCAAGGTTCAACCAGAATTAAAGAACCTGTCAGAAGTCGCGATCACACTGAACGAATGCTGAAAATGCTCGGGGCTGACATCTCTCTTGATTCGGGTGTATGGACAGTCAAGAGATCTGAATTAAAATTGCCTGAGACTTTTGAAGTTCCGGGAGACCCTTCTTCAGCCGCTTTTTTTATTTGCGGGGCCATCATGCTTCCTCAAAGTAAGATGCTCTGTGAGCGAGTTCTGCTGAACCCAACCCGAGTGGCTTTTTTGGGAAAGCTAAGAGAAATGGGCGCTGATATTGAAATTGAACACAAGGACGACAACCCGGAACCGTGGGGCCATATCAGAGCCAATTATTCAGGAAAGTTGGCTCCTTGTCTTGTTAAAGCTGACCAGTTACCTATGTTGATCGACGAAGTTCCAATATTGACCTTATTGGCCACACAGGCCCATGGTGTCTCAGTATTTGAGGAAATTGGGGAACTGCGAATCAAGGAGTCGGACCGAATCTCGGCCTTGATTTCAGAACTCGGGAAAATGGGGGCCAGAATTGATCTGGATGGTGACAATTTGTTGGTTCATGGTCCTACTACACTTAGGCATTCGAATACGTTAAACAGTTTCGGTGATCACAGGATAGCCATGACACTCACTATTGGACTGGCGCTCGCCAGTCTTAACGGACATGAAGAAAGCAGAATCAAGGATCTTGATTGTGTAGCGGTTTCATATCCGGATTTTTTTGACGTAATGAAAGATCTGTCCGCATGA
- the aroF gene encoding 3-deoxy-7-phosphoheptulonate synthase, with protein MIQTSVTVNRMKEPILPPTPEPLKPPTRTGLMSRDFQQDDTVIRVGNAIIGGGSFAVIAGPCSVETLQQLVDTAFAVKEAGAVILRGGAFKPRTSPYSFQGLGEEGLKILSLARELTGMPVVTEVMDTADVELVEDYADILQVGARNVQNFSLLKKVGKCHKPIILKRGLMTTIKEFLSSAEYILAAGNPEVILCERGIRTFETATRNTLDLSAVCVLKERTHLPVIVDPSHAVGLRRFVQPLARAAMAVGADGVMVEVHCSPETALCDGEQSLRPEDFTCLMRDLEIMGKAMNLLA; from the coding sequence ATGATTCAGACCAGCGTTACCGTAAACAGAATGAAGGAGCCGATTTTGCCTCCGACACCCGAACCTCTCAAACCACCGACAAGAACCGGCCTTATGAGCCGTGATTTTCAGCAAGACGACACGGTGATAAGGGTAGGAAACGCCATCATCGGCGGAGGATCTTTTGCGGTTATAGCAGGCCCGTGCTCTGTAGAAACCCTTCAACAGCTTGTGGATACGGCTTTCGCCGTCAAAGAAGCCGGAGCTGTGATCTTGAGAGGAGGGGCGTTTAAACCCAGGACGAGCCCGTACAGTTTTCAAGGACTGGGTGAGGAAGGTCTGAAAATCCTGTCACTGGCGCGGGAACTGACAGGGATGCCGGTCGTCACCGAGGTTATGGATACGGCTGATGTGGAACTGGTCGAAGATTACGCCGATATTCTTCAGGTCGGCGCCCGCAACGTGCAAAATTTTTCCCTTTTGAAAAAAGTGGGGAAGTGTCACAAGCCAATAATTCTCAAAAGAGGTCTGATGACTACTATCAAGGAATTCCTGTCCTCAGCGGAGTATATTTTGGCTGCGGGAAATCCTGAGGTGATTCTTTGTGAGCGAGGTATACGGACATTCGAAACGGCTACTAGAAACACGCTGGACCTGAGCGCCGTATGTGTTCTCAAGGAGCGCACTCATTTACCGGTTATAGTTGATCCCAGTCACGCTGTTGGTTTGAGACGGTTCGTTCAACCGTTGGCGCGGGCCGCAATGGCAGTTGGAGCGGACGGCGTAATGGTAGAGGTTCATTGTTCCCCGGAAACAGCGCTTTGCGATGGTGAACAATCTCTGAGACCAGAGGACTTCACTTGCCTGATGAGGGACCTCGAGATCATGGGAAAAGCCATGAACCTGTTGGCTTAA
- a CDS encoding site-2 protease family protein, which translates to MWLKEAESIRRSWLINVALFFVTVLTTTVAGALYANKEFTSWFSFFINGLVFSIPLMSILLVHEMGHFLAGRRRHLDVTPPFFIPAIPPVGTFGAFIKIRSMIPDRQALIEVGAAGPVCGAIVAIPLLFVGMSLSEIHAGAETSGSGLSFGTSIIFELASLIWFGKLSFQTVIILHPIAIAAWFGLFVTAMNLLPMGQLDGGHVIYALFGPRVARYVSYGVFGSLIPLGIFTWPGWIMFAALTLIIGLKHPPPVDTYSEPSPKGRALAWTAIALFVLTFVPTPITVF; encoded by the coding sequence TTGTGGCTGAAGGAGGCTGAATCCATCCGACGTTCGTGGTTAATCAACGTTGCGCTATTTTTTGTTACGGTATTGACAACGACCGTCGCAGGCGCGTTGTACGCCAATAAGGAGTTCACTTCCTGGTTTTCTTTTTTCATCAATGGACTAGTCTTTTCAATTCCATTGATGTCCATTCTTTTGGTCCATGAAATGGGACATTTTCTTGCGGGTAGACGTCGCCATTTAGATGTGACGCCCCCCTTTTTCATCCCAGCGATTCCACCGGTGGGGACATTCGGAGCGTTCATCAAGATTCGTTCCATGATTCCCGATCGTCAGGCTTTGATAGAGGTTGGGGCCGCTGGGCCGGTGTGCGGCGCCATAGTGGCCATCCCTCTACTTTTTGTCGGTATGAGTCTTTCTGAAATTCATGCTGGAGCGGAGACATCAGGAAGTGGCCTGTCGTTTGGTACATCGATAATTTTTGAATTGGCCTCTCTCATATGGTTCGGCAAGTTATCTTTTCAAACCGTGATAATTCTTCACCCCATAGCCATAGCAGCGTGGTTTGGCCTCTTTGTAACCGCAATGAACCTGCTGCCCATGGGACAACTTGATGGTGGTCACGTTATTTACGCTCTCTTTGGGCCTAGGGTAGCCCGCTACGTCAGTTATGGGGTATTTGGGTCCCTTATACCTTTGGGAATATTCACCTGGCCAGGATGGATAATGTTCGCAGCGCTGACACTGATCATCGGATTAAAACATCCGCCGCCTGTTGATACATATTCTGAGCCATCCCCTAAGGGTCGAGCTTTGGCCTGGACAGCGATAGCTCTTTTCGTGCTGACGTTTGTTCCTACCCCTATTACTGTGTTTTGA
- a CDS encoding HU family DNA-binding protein, which translates to MRTSEVVDLIAQEAGITKKSAAIALKSVVKAIQDSLNTTEAMIRIPDLGTFRVIDKKERMGTNPKTGEKIKIPGGKSPKFSASAALKKLVAEGG; encoded by the coding sequence GTGAGGACATCTGAAGTAGTAGATTTGATTGCCCAGGAAGCCGGGATAACTAAGAAATCGGCTGCAATAGCGCTAAAATCAGTCGTCAAGGCTATTCAGGATTCATTGAACACAACGGAAGCCATGATTCGTATTCCTGACCTTGGGACATTCAGAGTCATTGATAAAAAAGAGAGAATGGGGACAAATCCTAAAACTGGCGAAAAGATCAAGATTCCAGGTGGCAAGTCTCCCAAGTTTAGCGCGTCTGCGGCGCTGAAAAAGCTTGTGGCTGAAGGAGGCTGA
- the aroE gene encoding shikimate dehydrogenase, with protein MKIYCVIGDERVNRSLSPRMHNSVFSRLDMDSMYIAVNVKPHGLEKAVDAIKCLGFSGVNVTVPHKEAIIPYLDCLSDEAATVGAVNTLVFQNGSAIGHNTDVGGFGDLLDFRGFNSENSDVAIVGAGGAARAVICSLNDRGAKIMVINRTLEKAIKLTENLGGSPVPLEDAPKILRRAILLVNTSAVSENSGGSELTSILDDAGPLRRLKLVIDINYGRSNNIWSLLAQRNGAQFQDGLYMLAAQARRSFHLWTGLKPDMDNFLGPLGLSA; from the coding sequence ATGAAAATCTACTGCGTAATTGGCGACGAACGTGTCAACAGGTCTCTATCTCCTCGCATGCACAACTCGGTCTTTTCGAGACTTGACATGGATTCAATGTATATCGCTGTTAATGTGAAGCCGCATGGCCTCGAAAAAGCTGTCGATGCGATCAAGTGTCTCGGTTTTTCCGGCGTTAACGTTACAGTCCCGCACAAGGAAGCTATTATTCCATATCTAGACTGTCTTTCGGACGAAGCAGCGACTGTCGGAGCCGTAAACACGCTTGTTTTTCAAAATGGGTCCGCAATCGGCCACAATACTGATGTTGGGGGGTTTGGAGACCTGCTTGACTTCCGCGGGTTCAATTCGGAAAACTCCGATGTTGCGATTGTAGGCGCCGGTGGGGCGGCAAGAGCCGTCATTTGTAGTCTGAACGACCGTGGGGCCAAAATCATGGTAATCAACCGGACTTTGGAGAAGGCCATAAAATTGACGGAAAATCTCGGCGGATCGCCTGTGCCTCTTGAGGATGCGCCGAAGATCTTGAGAAGAGCAATATTGTTGGTGAATACCAGCGCTGTTTCAGAGAATTCTGGGGGCTCAGAGCTGACTTCTATTTTAGATGACGCTGGTCCTCTAAGGCGCCTCAAACTCGTGATAGATATCAATTATGGGCGATCAAACAACATTTGGTCGCTTTTAGCTCAGCGGAACGGCGCTCAGTTTCAGGATGGTTTGTACATGCTGGCTGCTCAGGCGAGGCGCAGCTTCCATTTGTGGACGGGCTTAAAGCCCGATATGGACAATTTTCTTGGTCCCCTGGGTTTGTCCGCATGA
- a CDS encoding anthranilate synthase component I family protein, which yields MTALKIMSKELLADLETPVSGYLKLCVGEKVSFLFESSENVESIGRYSVIAWDPLASIILSDKGTEVAEPEGVSEHSANEFFKCARKLMNDMLCPDLPQLPFVGSLAGYVGYDTIRLVERLPNPLPKNLPVAWLCYPSQFLVFDHLYRTMTICAIGSDEADCKNKLALIEKKLGQSVVSHKSRSDMFIDSPAQEKFVEAVLKAKERILDGDIFQVVLSDQVTGEIDVDPLEVYRWMRVNSPSPYMFFLNFGDFKVAGASPETLVKLTGKQVLIRPIAGTRGRSNDPFKDKALEEELLGSEKERAEHIMLVDLARNDAGRVCEYGSVKVEPYMTVERYSHVMHIVSQVTGVLREGLDAWDAFIAGFPAGTVSGAPKIKAMEIIDDLETEPRGPYGGAVGYWGPGSTMDTCIAIRMIQFLGKRFILQAGAGIVADSSPVFEYEEIMRKAAHGIASLRSATGVQP from the coding sequence TTGACAGCGCTCAAAATTATGTCCAAAGAATTACTTGCTGATCTGGAAACCCCTGTTTCAGGATATTTGAAACTCTGCGTGGGTGAAAAGGTTTCGTTCCTTTTTGAAAGCAGTGAAAATGTTGAGAGCATCGGTCGATATTCTGTTATCGCTTGGGATCCACTGGCTTCAATAATTCTTTCAGACAAAGGAACAGAAGTCGCTGAGCCGGAAGGCGTTTCAGAGCATTCAGCGAATGAATTCTTCAAATGCGCCCGGAAACTTATGAACGACATGCTTTGCCCCGACTTGCCACAATTGCCTTTTGTCGGTTCTCTAGCCGGATACGTCGGTTATGACACTATCCGCCTAGTAGAGCGACTACCAAACCCGCTTCCGAAAAATCTTCCAGTAGCTTGGTTATGCTATCCGTCGCAGTTCCTGGTTTTTGACCATCTGTATAGAACAATGACAATCTGCGCTATTGGATCAGATGAGGCGGATTGTAAGAATAAACTTGCTCTCATCGAAAAAAAATTAGGGCAAAGCGTAGTTTCACATAAAAGTCGATCTGACATGTTTATCGATTCCCCCGCTCAGGAAAAGTTTGTGGAAGCGGTTCTAAAGGCGAAAGAGCGCATCCTGGATGGTGACATATTTCAGGTTGTTCTTTCCGACCAGGTCACCGGAGAAATCGATGTGGATCCATTGGAAGTCTACCGATGGATGAGAGTTAATAGTCCTTCGCCATATATGTTCTTTTTGAACTTTGGGGATTTTAAGGTTGCAGGCGCGTCTCCCGAAACACTTGTAAAATTAACAGGCAAGCAGGTCTTGATAAGACCGATAGCAGGCACGAGAGGTAGATCGAACGATCCTTTCAAGGACAAGGCTTTAGAGGAAGAGTTGTTGGGGTCAGAAAAGGAAAGAGCCGAACATATCATGCTCGTTGACCTGGCTAGAAACGACGCCGGAAGAGTGTGTGAATACGGCTCCGTAAAAGTCGAACCGTACATGACGGTGGAGAGATACAGTCACGTTATGCACATAGTGTCACAAGTGACAGGAGTTTTACGGGAAGGCTTAGACGCATGGGATGCGTTTATCGCAGGATTTCCCGCAGGCACGGTTTCCGGAGCGCCAAAAATAAAAGCAATGGAAATAATAGATGACCTTGAAACAGAGCCTAGAGGCCCATACGGAGGAGCCGTGGGTTATTGGGGGCCCGGATCGACCATGGACACATGTATAGCCATAAGAATGATCCAATTCTTGGGCAAGCGATTCATATTGCAGGCCGGCGCCGGAATAGTGGCGGACTCATCACCGGTTTTTGAATATGAAGAAATTATGAGGAAAGCGGCCCATGGAATAGCCTCGTTACGATCGGCCACGGGAGTTCAGCCATGA